The Synechocystis sp. PCC 6714 genome includes the window ATATGGTAATGAATCTAAGCTTGACCATAACAGTGGTGCCATTATTGTTAGCTTGCTAGGGTCAAGTTAACCCAGGCGGCAAAGTTTCTCCGCAAATTAAATGAATCTCCTTAATACGCTCAAATAACCAGGGTACGGATTGTTGATATTCAGGTAAAAGCGCCAAGGGACTGAGCAAAGCAGCTGCCGTCAGATCAGCCACCGTTAAATGATTGCCACAAAGATATTCTTCGTCTTGCCAAATGCCAAGTACTTGGAAGGCCAGTTCTAGTCTTTGCTTAGCTAATGCAACGGTGGTCGGATTTATGTTGTACTGACGACGAACAATTTTAATCACCAGCTGACTAGTGAATGATGGATCGATGGCCTTGCCCTCCCCCGCCCGGTAATCATAGTACACAAACCGGGTAGCTGTGCCAATACTTTCATCTAACCAATCTTCCAACCACTCCGCCTTCAATCTCTGCTCAGGATCGAGGGGAAATAAACGGCGATCTGGGGAAATTTTTTCTAGAAAACGAAAAATTGCACTGGAATCGCTGATATATTCAGGCTTTCCAGGCATTTCTGGACAGAGCACCGGCACAGTAGTTGTGCCCGTTAAAGGCCGGAGTTGCAGGGCATGAAGACCAGGGGTTAAATTTTTCACCCGATAATCAATACCCTGATAACCCAAAGCCAGTCTTGCTTTGCGGCAATAGTGGGAAGTACTAAATTGAAGCAACAACATCCTAGGTGGCCAACGTCCGACGCTTCATGGTCATTTCGTAGGCTTCGATGATATCTCCCTCCTTCCACTCATTGAATTTACTACAGCCAATACCGCATTCATAGCCAGCATTGACTTCCCGTGCATCCTCCTTGATCCGCTTGAGGGAATCGATGTTGCCTTCAAAGACCACTTGATCGCCCCGGCGTACCCGTAGATTGCGGTTCCGGATAATTTTGCCCGACTGGACATAACAACCGGCAATGTTGCCCCGACCAACGGGGAATACCGCGCGCACTTCTGCTGTACCGAGGGAAGACTCAATTTCTTCGGGATCCAAGAGACCTTCCATGGCCCCCTGGATATCATCCAAGAGTTTGTAGATGATGTCGTATTCCCGAATATCTACCCCTTCCCGGTCTGCTGCTTGGCGAGCTCCCGTGGCCAAGGTCGTGTTGAAGCCGATAATAATTGCTCCACTGGCGGCGGCCAAATCCACATCGGTTTCCGTGACTTCCCCAGGGGAAGCAAGAAGTACCCGGATCTGTACCTCGCCTTGGGGTAACTGTTCCAAAGCCCCCAAAATTGCCCCCACGGAACCTTGCACATCTGCTTTGAGGATGATGTTGAGTTCCTTGAGTTCCCCTTCCTGGGCCTGGGCGGAAATACTGCTGAGGGTAACTTTACGGGAGGACATGGCCTGTTGCAGACGGGTTTGACGGTCCTCCATGGCCCGGGCTTCCGCCTGGAGACGGGCATCCTTTTCGTTGGTGAACACTTCAAATTCATCCCCGGCGGCGGGCACATCCCCTAAACCGAGAATTTCGACTGCGAAGGAAGGACTGGCTTCCTCTACCTTGTCGCCGCGGTCGTCAATCATGGCCCGGATTTTACCGTACACAGCCCCCACCACAATGGCATCCCCAACCCGTAGGGTACCGTTCTGGATTAGTAGAGTGGCCACAGGGCCCCGGGTCCGGTCTAGGTTGGCCTCAATCACGGTGCCTTTGGCCTGACGGTTGGGATTAGCAACCAGTTCTTCCACTTCCGATACGAGCAGAATCATTTCCAGCAAGCCGTCTAAGTTATCACCGTTGAGGGCACTAACGGGCACCATAATGGTGTCTCCACCCCATTCCTCGGCTAATAAACCGAGTTCTGACAACTCCTGTTTAATGCGATCGGGATTAGCTTCAGGTTTATCGACCTTGTTAATA containing:
- a CDS encoding glutathione S-transferase family protein; the encoded protein is MLLLQFSTSHYCRKARLALGYQGIDYRVKNLTPGLHALQLRPLTGTTTVPVLCPEMPGKPEYISDSSAIFRFLEKISPDRRLFPLDPEQRLKAEWLEDWLDESIGTATRFVYYDYRAGEGKAIDPSFTSQLVIKIVRRQYNINPTTVALAKQRLELAFQVLGIWQDEEYLCGNHLTVADLTAAALLSPLALLPEYQQSVPWLFERIKEIHLICGETLPPGLT